A single region of the Demequina sp. genome encodes:
- a CDS encoding carbohydrate ABC transporter permease: MTQTGFSRAAEAVLAPEVEHDGEPLLDGRSRLISWRGRRRADSLLASDRSIISSAERRQPGVRRTLRGVHVFLTVSLVVVGLGPILWLAKSAVTPTQDTLQQPFRLWPNGIDWANLSTAWNDIHIDQYFFNTVVIAAGAWVFQLLIATTGAYTLSILRPRYAGLLNSLVLATLFIPGVVLLVPLYLTIVDPPLLGRDYSLLNNYLAVWLPMAANAFNILLVKRFFDNLPRDVIEAARTDGAGPFRLFWSIVIPMSKPILGVVSVFAIIAAWKDFLWPMLVLPDPARQPLSVRLPAVQSQTELDVFLAALAIATIIPVVMFLMFQRVFLRSAGLGGAVKG, translated from the coding sequence AGCCGCCTGATCTCGTGGCGCGGCCGCAGGCGCGCGGACTCGCTGCTCGCGAGCGACCGCAGCATCATCTCGTCCGCGGAGCGGCGGCAGCCTGGGGTGCGGCGCACGCTCAGGGGCGTGCATGTGTTCCTCACCGTGTCTCTCGTGGTGGTGGGCCTCGGGCCGATCCTGTGGCTCGCGAAGTCCGCGGTGACGCCGACGCAGGACACGCTGCAGCAGCCTTTCCGGCTGTGGCCCAACGGCATCGACTGGGCAAACCTGTCGACCGCCTGGAACGACATCCACATCGACCAGTACTTCTTCAACACGGTGGTCATCGCGGCGGGGGCGTGGGTGTTCCAGCTGCTGATCGCGACCACGGGCGCCTACACCCTGTCGATCCTGCGGCCGCGCTATGCGGGGCTGCTGAACTCGCTCGTGCTCGCCACTCTGTTCATCCCGGGCGTGGTGCTGCTGGTTCCCCTCTACCTGACGATCGTGGACCCGCCGCTGCTCGGCCGCGACTACTCGCTGCTCAACAACTACCTTGCCGTGTGGCTGCCGATGGCGGCGAACGCCTTCAACATCCTGCTGGTCAAGCGCTTCTTCGACAACCTGCCCCGGGACGTCATCGAGGCCGCGCGCACCGACGGGGCCGGCCCGTTCCGCCTGTTCTGGTCCATCGTGATCCCGATGTCCAAGCCCATCCTCGGCGTCGTGTCCGTGTTCGCCATCATCGCCGCGTGGAAGGACTTCCTGTGGCCCATGTTGGTGCTGCCGGATCCGGCCCGCCAGCCGCTGTCCGTCCGCCTGCCCGCAGTGCAGTCGCAGACAGAGCTCGACGTGTTCCTCGCGGCCCTCGCGATAGCGACGATCATCCCGGTGGTCATGTTCCTCATGTTCCAGCGCGTGTTCCTGCGGTCCGCGGGGCTTGGGGGAGCGGTCAAGGGCTAG
- a CDS encoding ribonucleoside-diphosphate reductase subunit alpha yields MHVTKRDGTREPYNADRINKAIERAATGLPDQISMTTQVATELGITLFDGITTEQLDEAAIGVAVQNVKDDPNFDIIAARLLRKVIYKRVLGGYESELELALLHQARFPGYIRDAVEEGLLDTRLESLFDLDALAAAIDHTRDDLLKYIGTVTMRNRYMITDRHGKALEVPQYFWMRVCMGLSLNEANPTEMALQFYEKISRLDYLPAGSTLVNAGTSYPQLSNCFVMQMEDDMDHIAKTVGDVMWLTKGTGGIGLSVTKLRSEGSPIKSNNTTSTGPIPFMHTIDSTLRAVSRGGKKFGALCFYMENWHLDFSQFLDLRQNSGDPYRRTRTANTAVWISDEFMKRVQNDQDWYLFDPAETPDLVELVGSEFSARYAQYVALAEAGKMRTFKKMRAREQYKSILVMLQGSSHPWLTWKDTINLRALNTNTGTIHLSNLCTEICLPQDRDNIAVCNLASVNLSTHLVDGKIDWERMKESTRLAVRQLDNLVDITLSSVPESEHANRENRAIGLGVMGYTDLTERLGLAYESEEAYELIDEIVEFVSYHAIDESADLARERGSYANFEGSGWSKGKVPFDTIAEAEADRGVAITVDRTVRQDWDALRAKVKGGIRNATLMAVAPTASIGLVAGTTPGFDPQFSQIFSRATSSGKFLEVNRNLVKDLQDIGLWEQVKDDLLAVQGDLSQLDEVPQHLKDVYKTSFQLSPYAFIEVAARAQKWIDQAISRNIYLEDRDVDNMMALYSAAWERGVKTTYYLHMKPRHTAEQSTVRVNKAERLASTGSAAGAGQVAKPSGGAAPAKRGFGGFGAKKGADAVVESGAVVESVVADEVVEGAAVSLADAPTTTASVPAVAPASVFSAVAAKAFATAPEAQPPFPPPPCRRWRRSPSRNGVVRGARWCHGL; encoded by the coding sequence ATCCACGTCACCAAGCGTGACGGCACCCGCGAGCCGTACAACGCCGACCGCATCAACAAGGCGATCGAGCGCGCGGCGACCGGTCTTCCGGACCAGATCTCGATGACCACCCAGGTGGCCACCGAGCTGGGCATCACGCTGTTCGACGGCATCACCACCGAGCAGCTCGACGAGGCCGCGATCGGCGTCGCGGTGCAGAACGTCAAGGACGACCCCAACTTCGACATCATCGCCGCCCGACTGCTCCGCAAGGTCATCTACAAGCGCGTGCTCGGCGGCTACGAGTCCGAGCTCGAGCTCGCGCTGCTGCACCAGGCCCGCTTCCCCGGCTACATCCGCGACGCCGTTGAGGAGGGCCTCCTCGACACGCGCCTTGAGAGCCTGTTCGACCTCGACGCGCTCGCGGCCGCGATCGACCACACGCGCGACGACCTCCTGAAGTACATCGGCACGGTCACGATGCGCAACCGCTACATGATCACGGACCGCCACGGCAAGGCGCTCGAGGTTCCCCAGTACTTCTGGATGCGCGTGTGCATGGGCCTGTCGCTCAACGAGGCCAACCCCACCGAGATGGCCCTGCAGTTCTACGAGAAGATCTCGCGCCTCGACTACCTGCCCGCAGGCTCCACGCTCGTCAACGCGGGCACGTCCTACCCCCAGCTGTCCAACTGCTTCGTGATGCAGATGGAAGACGACATGGACCACATCGCCAAGACCGTGGGCGACGTCATGTGGCTCACCAAGGGCACCGGCGGCATCGGCCTTTCGGTGACCAAGCTGCGCTCCGAGGGCTCTCCCATCAAGTCCAACAACACCACGTCGACGGGCCCCATCCCGTTCATGCACACCATCGACTCCACGCTGCGTGCGGTCAGCCGCGGCGGCAAGAAGTTCGGCGCGCTGTGCTTCTACATGGAGAACTGGCACCTCGACTTCTCGCAGTTCCTCGACCTGCGACAGAACTCCGGCGACCCCTACCGCCGCACGCGCACGGCCAACACCGCCGTATGGATCTCGGACGAGTTCATGAAGCGCGTCCAGAACGACCAGGACTGGTACCTCTTCGACCCCGCTGAGACGCCCGACCTCGTTGAGCTCGTCGGCTCGGAGTTCTCCGCGCGCTACGCGCAGTACGTGGCGCTCGCGGAGGCGGGCAAGATGCGCACCTTCAAGAAGATGCGCGCCCGCGAGCAGTACAAGTCCATCCTCGTCATGCTGCAGGGCTCCTCGCACCCGTGGCTGACCTGGAAGGACACCATCAACCTGCGCGCGCTCAACACCAACACGGGCACGATCCACCTGTCCAACCTGTGCACCGAGATCTGCCTGCCGCAGGACCGCGACAACATCGCGGTCTGCAACCTGGCATCGGTCAACCTCTCGACGCACCTGGTAGACGGCAAGATCGACTGGGAGCGCATGAAGGAGTCCACGCGCCTCGCCGTGCGCCAGCTCGACAACCTCGTCGACATCACGCTCAGCTCCGTCCCCGAGTCGGAGCACGCCAACCGTGAGAACCGCGCCATCGGCCTGGGCGTCATGGGCTACACGGACCTCACCGAGCGGCTCGGCCTCGCCTACGAGTCCGAGGAGGCCTACGAGCTCATCGACGAGATCGTCGAGTTCGTGTCGTACCACGCGATCGACGAGTCCGCCGACCTCGCCCGCGAGCGCGGCTCCTACGCGAACTTCGAGGGCTCCGGCTGGTCCAAGGGCAAGGTGCCGTTCGACACCATCGCGGAGGCGGAGGCCGACCGCGGCGTCGCCATCACCGTTGACCGCACCGTCCGTCAGGACTGGGACGCGCTGCGCGCCAAGGTCAAGGGCGGCATCCGCAACGCCACCCTCATGGCAGTTGCGCCCACCGCGTCCATCGGCCTCGTCGCCGGCACCACGCCCGGCTTCGACCCCCAGTTCTCGCAGATCTTCAGCCGGGCGACCTCGTCCGGGAAGTTCCTCGAGGTGAACCGCAACCTCGTCAAGGACCTCCAGGACATCGGCCTGTGGGAGCAGGTGAAGGACGACCTCCTGGCCGTGCAGGGCGACCTCTCGCAGCTCGACGAGGTCCCCCAGCACCTCAAGGACGTCTACAAGACCTCGTTCCAGCTCTCGCCCTACGCCTTCATCGAGGTGGCGGCGCGCGCGCAGAAGTGGATTGACCAGGCGATCAGCCGCAACATCTACCTCGAGGACCGCGACGTCGACAACATGATGGCGCTGTACTCGGCTGCGTGGGAGCGCGGCGTGAAGACCACGTACTACCTCCACATGAAGCCCCGCCACACCGCGGAGCAGTCCACCGTGCGCGTCAATAAGGCAGAGCGTCTCGCCTCCACCGGCTCCGCAGCCGGCGCAGGCCAGGTCGCGAAGCCCTCCGGTGGGGCCGCCCCCGCCAAGCGAGGCTTCGGCGGATTCGGCGCCAAGAAGGGCGCCGACGCCGTGGTTGAGTCTGGTGCAGTGGTTGAGTCTGTCGTCGCCGACGAGGTCGTGGAAGGCGCGGCAGTGTCCCTCGCCGATGCCCCCACCACCACCGCGTCCGTGCCAGCCGTGGCCCCGGCGTCGGTCTTCAGCGCGGTAGCGGCCAAGGCGTTCGCCACCGCTCCCGAGGCTCAGCCGCCATTCCCCCCGCCGCCCTGCCGGAGGTGGCGCAGGAGCCCGAGCCGCAACGGCGTCGTCCGAGGCGCCAGATGGTGCCACGGTCTTTGA
- a CDS encoding ribonucleotide-diphosphate reductase subunit beta — translation MAILGTGIQDGLLLKPITYPWAYDLYNQAVANTWFPNEIQLGEDLADFKKMTPEEKHAVTYLMSYFNPNELLVNKALAFGVYPYINAPECHLYLAKQMWEEANHCMSFEYVLETFPIDREAAYESHVEVPSMAIKEEFEVKYIKRMTEDTLDITTTEGKKDFVRNLIAYNIILEGIWFYSGFMVALSFRQRNLLRNFGSLMDWIIRDESLHLQFGINLILTVLEENEDLQDAEFAEEIRQMILDAVEMEEAYNRDLLPTGILGLNADYVNQYVKYLADRRLEELGFDSHYNVSNPAKWMATANDTLQLVNFFEATNTSYEVNAQATKA, via the coding sequence ATGGCAATTCTCGGAACAGGCATCCAGGATGGACTGCTGCTCAAGCCCATCACCTACCCGTGGGCGTACGACCTCTACAACCAGGCCGTCGCGAACACGTGGTTCCCCAACGAGATCCAGTTGGGTGAGGACCTCGCGGACTTCAAGAAGATGACACCGGAAGAGAAGCACGCCGTCACCTATCTGATGTCGTACTTCAACCCCAACGAGCTGCTCGTCAACAAGGCGCTCGCGTTCGGTGTGTACCCGTACATCAACGCCCCCGAGTGCCACCTGTACCTCGCGAAGCAGATGTGGGAAGAGGCCAACCACTGCATGTCGTTCGAGTACGTCCTCGAGACCTTCCCGATCGACCGCGAGGCTGCCTACGAGTCGCACGTCGAAGTTCCCTCGATGGCGATCAAGGAGGAGTTCGAGGTCAAGTACATCAAGCGCATGACCGAAGACACCCTGGACATCACCACCACCGAGGGCAAGAAGGACTTCGTCCGCAACCTCATCGCCTACAACATCATCCTTGAGGGCATCTGGTTCTACTCGGGCTTCATGGTGGCGCTGAGCTTCCGCCAGCGGAACCTGCTGCGCAACTTCGGCTCCCTCATGGACTGGATCATTCGCGACGAGTCGCTGCACCTGCAGTTCGGGATCAACCTCATCCTCACGGTGCTCGAGGAGAACGAGGACCTCCAGGACGCGGAGTTCGCCGAGGAGATCCGCCAGATGATCCTCGACGCCGTGGAGATGGAGGAGGCGTACAACCGCGACCTCCTGCCCACGGGCATCCTTGGCCTCAACGCCGACTATGTGAACCAGTACGTGAAGTACCTGGCAGACCGTCGTCTTGAGGAGCTCGGCTTCGACTCGCACTACAACGTGTCCAACCCGGCGAAGTGGATGGCGACGGCGAATGACACGCTGCAGCTCGTCAACTTCTTCGAGGCGACCAACACGTCGTACGAGGTGAACGCGCAGGCTACTAAGGCGTAA
- a CDS encoding multidrug effflux MFS transporter, with translation MPPPPTIQHQQEDQSARMTVTRQVAESDDPVAPVPIAPVPVEASRGDSFSSAQRLKYILILGALSALGPFTIDLYLPAFPAVAADLHASDAAIQITLTATLVGFALGQLIVGPLSDAFGRRKPLLITTAVHVLASLAVAAAPTVELVTVGRVFQGIGAAGSGVVAMAVVRDLFSGQRLIRMLSRLALVWGLAPVLAPVIGSQLLRVVEWRGVFVVLAGYGLVMVIVSAFLMIETLPPERRGIFSGRAVARRYSHLARDGAFVGAAILGSMVFTALFSYLSSSSFLLQDVFGMTAQQYGIAFGVNSLGLVAATQISARLMRKFAPKSVATVGLLIMTAGAVSLLVCGLSDGSLAWVLASLFFVVSPLGIIMPTVQVTALANHAEEAGTAASLIGALNSLLPGLVTPLVGILGVSVVSMAGVMIGALAVAHLALWLIVRPRAPSGVVA, from the coding sequence ATGCCGCCGCCCCCCACGATCCAGCACCAGCAAGAGGACCAGAGCGCGCGCATGACAGTCACGAGACAGGTCGCCGAATCGGACGACCCCGTCGCGCCCGTCCCCATCGCGCCCGTCCCCGTCGAAGCCTCCCGCGGCGACTCGTTCTCCAGCGCGCAGCGCCTCAAGTACATCCTGATCCTCGGCGCGCTGAGCGCGCTGGGTCCATTCACCATCGACCTCTATCTGCCGGCGTTCCCCGCCGTTGCCGCCGATCTGCACGCCTCGGACGCCGCGATCCAGATCACGCTCACCGCCACGCTGGTGGGCTTCGCGCTCGGCCAACTCATCGTGGGGCCGCTCTCCGACGCCTTCGGCCGCCGCAAGCCGCTCCTCATCACCACGGCGGTGCACGTCCTCGCGTCGCTCGCGGTGGCGGCCGCGCCCACCGTTGAGCTCGTCACGGTCGGCCGCGTCTTCCAGGGCATCGGCGCCGCCGGCTCCGGCGTTGTCGCGATGGCCGTGGTTCGCGACCTGTTCTCCGGTCAGCGACTCATCCGCATGCTCTCGCGCTTGGCTCTCGTGTGGGGGCTCGCGCCCGTGCTCGCCCCCGTGATCGGCTCGCAGCTGCTGCGGGTCGTCGAGTGGCGTGGCGTCTTCGTGGTCCTCGCGGGCTACGGACTCGTCATGGTGATCGTCTCCGCCTTCTTGATGATCGAGACGCTGCCGCCAGAGCGGCGAGGCATCTTCTCAGGCCGTGCGGTTGCCCGACGCTACAGCCACCTCGCGCGCGACGGCGCCTTCGTGGGGGCCGCCATCCTCGGCTCGATGGTCTTCACCGCGCTCTTCAGCTACCTCTCGTCGAGCTCGTTCCTGCTCCAGGACGTATTCGGCATGACCGCGCAGCAGTACGGGATCGCGTTCGGCGTGAACTCGCTCGGCCTCGTCGCGGCGACGCAGATCTCCGCGCGCCTCATGCGAAAGTTCGCGCCCAAGTCGGTCGCCACAGTCGGCCTGCTCATAATGACCGCCGGCGCGGTATCGCTCCTGGTATGCGGCCTGTCCGACGGCTCGCTCGCCTGGGTCCTCGCGTCCCTGTTCTTCGTGGTGTCGCCGCTTGGCATCATCATGCCGACCGTTCAGGTGACCGCCCTCGCCAATCACGCGGAGGAGGCGGGCACGGCGGCGTCGCTCATTGGCGCACTCAACTCGCTGCTGCCGGGGCTCGTGACTCCGCTCGTCGGCATCCTTGGGGTGTCGGTGGTCTCGATGGCCGGGGTCATGATCGGCGCGCTCGCCGTCGCGCACCTAGCCCTGTGGCTCATCGTCAGGCCGCGCGCGCCCTCCGGGGTTGTCGCCTAG
- a CDS encoding sigma-70 family RNA polymerase sigma factor, with amino-acid sequence MQPEKVASQYTNTAADVDDVVAESFSRVLRALQQGDGPDLAFRAYLFTIVRRTGMDIINRGNRTRPGDDMAQYESAMGYEAPSDEGALEGFEQGIVADAFRSLPERWQAVLWYTEVEKKSPKEIAPLLGLTANGVAALAYRAREALRQAYLQQHLNTADSMDCLAASTQLGAYVRGGLAKRDHAKVEEHVDSCEKCAALVAELEDVNRGMRGIIAPLVLGVLGVGALEGGLPVGGALGAKAAAGAGTAGSAVAGGSGSASLATGSGLSAWIASTAAIVLPAAAALGVVALVVSGASFLGVFNPLGRSEGQTPSTQTTPDPSETGATDPSAAPSTAPSAEPSATPSPEPSVEPSADAGEGDTGGAPAGVVGNETGGGTGGDTGGQTGGNSGGSTGGDTGGSTGGDTGGSTGGDTGGSTGGGDTGGGDTGGGDTGGGDTGGGDTGGGDTGGGDTGGGDTGGDTGGGDTDTPTPPKAAAFEIGQAPLNYLEIPVANPAVSMLLTNAGDGDATDVTASIELPDGLTFATPSGGTAGGAPLAAEHLGAFLRFAQTSSFTAGSWECTLDGTHSTATCELAELAAGTSTTLALNLTSVDDIELGDDAWTTFSASAEGVAPQSYKVLTAVAANDEDLKGDYAKTGHLDVTQVGGTVMGCDPKKSACAGIMKYAGTGVGKDVPSSLNNNDNTMVALNPAGGDANSGTTKLVIPAGAKVKYALLEWSANSHQRDSWTRGIGTARLKALDGSFVTVTADKTATHTVNGTYYYQARANVTAAVAAAGSGEYSVADIALAAGGDKTNLYGGFSLTVVYELQSLPVSSVAVFTGSQWVTGNQFADFAFNAASASSARVGWTAWDADRGFTGDHMSLDSKDLTPNGWDGSAVVPHSSQNAADATAFGSPFANTLGVDAKDFVRVDGIAPGKHTLKAWTNNDTYLIGSLTVTLTSAG; translated from the coding sequence ATGCAGCCCGAAAAAGTCGCCTCGCAATACACGAACACCGCCGCGGATGTGGACGACGTTGTCGCAGAGTCCTTCTCCCGCGTGCTGCGCGCGCTGCAGCAGGGCGATGGCCCTGACCTCGCGTTCCGCGCCTACCTCTTCACGATTGTCCGCCGCACCGGCATGGACATCATCAATCGCGGCAACCGCACCCGGCCGGGTGACGACATGGCGCAGTACGAGTCGGCGATGGGCTACGAGGCCCCGTCGGACGAGGGTGCGCTCGAGGGGTTCGAGCAGGGAATCGTCGCCGACGCCTTCCGCTCCCTCCCAGAGCGGTGGCAGGCGGTGCTCTGGTACACCGAGGTCGAGAAGAAGTCCCCCAAGGAGATCGCTCCTCTCCTGGGCCTGACCGCCAACGGAGTCGCGGCGCTCGCGTACCGCGCCCGTGAAGCGCTCCGTCAGGCATACCTGCAGCAGCACCTCAACACCGCGGACTCGATGGACTGCCTCGCCGCAAGCACCCAGTTGGGCGCCTACGTTCGCGGCGGTCTCGCGAAGCGTGACCACGCCAAGGTCGAGGAACACGTTGACTCCTGCGAGAAGTGCGCCGCACTCGTCGCCGAGCTTGAGGACGTGAACCGCGGCATGCGCGGGATCATCGCGCCGCTCGTGCTCGGCGTTCTCGGCGTGGGTGCGCTCGAGGGCGGGCTCCCCGTCGGTGGGGCGCTCGGCGCAAAGGCCGCCGCAGGCGCCGGCACTGCGGGGTCGGCCGTCGCGGGCGGATCGGGCTCTGCGAGCCTCGCGACAGGATCCGGCCTGTCCGCGTGGATCGCGTCGACTGCAGCCATCGTCCTTCCCGCCGCGGCGGCGCTAGGCGTCGTCGCCCTCGTGGTCTCGGGCGCCAGCTTCCTCGGCGTATTCAACCCGCTGGGCCGCTCCGAGGGTCAGACGCCCTCCACGCAGACCACGCCTGACCCCTCCGAGACCGGCGCGACGGACCCGAGTGCCGCACCGTCAACCGCTCCGAGCGCGGAGCCTTCGGCGACGCCATCCCCCGAGCCGTCCGTTGAGCCGAGCGCCGACGCCGGCGAAGGTGACACCGGTGGTGCGCCCGCCGGGGTCGTGGGCAATGAGACTGGGGGCGGCACCGGTGGAGATACTGGGGGCCAGACTGGTGGAAACAGCGGGGGCAGCACTGGTGGGGACACCGGAGGCAGCACCGGTGGGGACACCGGAGGCAGCACGGGTGGGGACACCGGGGGCAGCACGGGTGGCGGCGACACCGGCGGCGGGGACACTGGCGGCGGGGACACTGGCGGCGGGGACACTGGCGGTGGGGACACCGGCGGTGGCGACACTGGCGGCGGAGACACCGGTGGCGGAGACACTGGCGGCGACACGGGTGGCGGCGACACCGACACGCCCACCCCGCCGAAGGCGGCAGCGTTCGAGATCGGCCAGGCTCCGCTCAACTACCTGGAGATCCCGGTGGCGAACCCGGCAGTGTCCATGCTCCTGACCAACGCCGGCGACGGCGACGCCACCGACGTCACCGCGTCCATCGAGCTGCCGGATGGCCTTACCTTCGCAACCCCGAGCGGCGGCACCGCTGGCGGAGCGCCCCTCGCGGCGGAACACCTCGGCGCCTTCCTCAGGTTCGCGCAGACCTCATCCTTCACGGCCGGCAGCTGGGAGTGCACCCTCGACGGCACGCACTCCACCGCCACCTGCGAGCTCGCTGAGTTGGCCGCCGGCACGTCCACGACTCTGGCGCTCAACCTGACGTCCGTGGATGACATCGAGCTTGGCGACGACGCCTGGACCACGTTCTCCGCGTCCGCCGAGGGAGTTGCCCCGCAGTCCTACAAGGTGCTGACGGCCGTCGCCGCCAACGACGAGGACCTCAAGGGCGACTACGCGAAGACGGGCCACCTCGACGTCACGCAGGTCGGCGGCACCGTCATGGGCTGTGACCCGAAGAAGTCGGCGTGCGCCGGCATCATGAAGTACGCCGGAACCGGCGTCGGCAAGGACGTCCCCTCGAGCCTGAACAACAACGACAACACGATGGTGGCGCTCAACCCCGCCGGCGGCGACGCGAACTCCGGGACGACAAAGCTGGTCATCCCCGCTGGTGCGAAGGTCAAGTACGCGCTCCTCGAGTGGTCGGCGAACAGCCACCAGAGGGACTCCTGGACGCGCGGCATCGGAACCGCACGGCTCAAGGCCCTGGATGGCTCGTTCGTGACGGTCACCGCGGACAAGACGGCGACCCACACCGTCAACGGCACCTACTACTACCAGGCTCGCGCCAACGTCACCGCCGCGGTCGCGGCCGCCGGAAGCGGCGAGTACTCGGTCGCTGACATCGCTCTCGCGGCCGGAGGCGACAAGACGAACCTCTACGGCGGCTTCAGCCTCACCGTGGTGTACGAGCTCCAGAGCCTCCCGGTGTCGAGTGTCGCGGTGTTCACCGGCAGCCAGTGGGTCACCGGCAACCAGTTCGCCGACTTCGCCTTCAACGCCGCGTCCGCCTCCTCCGCTCGGGTGGGGTGGACCGCATGGGACGCGGACAGGGGCTTCACGGGCGACCACATGTCGCTCGACTCGAAGGACCTGACGCCGAACGGCTGGGATGGCAGCGCGGTCGTCCCCCACAGCTCGCAGAATGCCGCCGACGCCACCGCCTTCGGCTCGCCGTTCGCCAACACTCTGGGTGTGGACGCGAAGGACTTCGTGCGGGTGGACGGCATCGCGCCAGGCAAGCACACGCTCAAGGCCTGGACGAACAACGACACCTACCTCATCGGCTCGCTCACCGTCACGCTGACTTCCGCCGGCTGA
- a CDS encoding DUF167 domain-containing protein: MARVEVRAKPGSRRGPLVEEGHDAVLTVHVRERAADGAANTAIEAALAAHFGVRKADVRIVRGHTSRVKLVEVDGI; this comes from the coding sequence GTGGCACGCGTTGAGGTGAGGGCCAAGCCCGGCTCGCGGCGCGGACCTCTCGTGGAGGAGGGGCACGACGCGGTGCTCACCGTGCACGTCAGGGAACGGGCCGCTGACGGCGCGGCGAACACGGCGATAGAGGCGGCGTTGGCCGCCCATTTCGGCGTGCGCAAGGCGGATGTGCGGATTGTGCGCGGGCACACGTCGCGCGTGAAGCTCGTGGAGGTCGACGGGATCTAG
- a CDS encoding VOC family protein translates to MSADHVHHGFDYIEIPSVDIDASEAFYRRAFGWDFTSYGPEYLGIVTPDGREAGGISSVGEISHGTDVVVVLFSDDIDATHDAVIAAGGSIVRDTFRFPGGRRFHFADPSGNELAVWGDPSEE, encoded by the coding sequence ATGAGCGCTGACCACGTGCATCACGGGTTCGACTACATCGAGATCCCCAGCGTTGACATCGACGCCTCCGAGGCGTTCTACCGACGCGCGTTCGGCTGGGACTTCACGTCCTACGGACCCGAGTACTTGGGCATCGTGACGCCCGACGGCCGCGAGGCCGGCGGCATCTCAAGCGTCGGCGAGATCAGTCATGGCACGGACGTGGTCGTGGTGCTCTTCTCCGACGACATCGATGCGACTCATGACGCGGTCATAGCCGCCGGCGGCTCGATCGTGCGCGACACGTTCCGCTTCCCAGGCGGGAGGCGCTTCCACTTCGCGGACCCCAGCGGGAACGAGCTCGCCGTGTGGGGAGACCCAAGCGAAGAGTGA
- a CDS encoding helix-turn-helix transcriptional regulator → MEQPDVDEPVFLISAAAELAGMHAQTLRQYDRLGLVVPKRRPGGGRRYSLRDVATLREVQRMSQDEGINLAGIAHILTLAARVTELEREVERLRPRADIGARVFTTGPSGTVVIVERGQRASRAEGRSVVLWRETH, encoded by the coding sequence ATGGAGCAGCCCGACGTAGACGAGCCGGTCTTCCTGATCTCGGCTGCGGCCGAGCTCGCTGGCATGCACGCGCAGACCCTCAGGCAGTACGACCGGCTTGGCCTCGTGGTGCCGAAGCGGCGCCCGGGCGGGGGCAGGCGATACTCGCTTCGCGACGTCGCAACCCTGCGCGAGGTGCAGCGCATGAGCCAAGACGAGGGGATCAACCTCGCTGGTATCGCCCACATTCTGACCCTTGCTGCGCGAGTCACGGAGCTCGAGCGCGAGGTGGAGCGGCTGCGTCCCCGCGCCGACATCGGGGCGCGCGTTTTCACCACGGGACCCAGCGGGACCGTGGTCATCGTGGAGCGCGGGCAGAGGGCGTCGCGTGCCGAGGGGCGCTCCGTGGTGCTGTGGCGAGAAACTCACTGA
- a CDS encoding J domain-containing protein, with protein sequence MASQDWFSKDFYATLGVPKDADATAIKKAYRQLAKELHPDRNPGNAQAEKKFKDVGEAYAVLSDAEQRKQYDAVRAMGGGGPRFQAGGSGGAQGFEDVFGGMFGGAGGFNGTAQQPGGAGFEDILNQMFGGGASYQRGPQKGSDIAAVTEVTFREAAQGATVTLGLDGQRVSTRIPVGVQDGQKIRVPGKGRPGAGGGPNGDLLLTVRVGKHPVFSYDGLNLRVQVPVTYAEAALGATIQVPTLTGDKVSVKVPAGTASGQILRVKGRGLSSRDKTGDLHVAIVVDVPKKLSRHAKQAVEALAQQLGDNPRDSLYKDAAR encoded by the coding sequence GTGGCGAGCCAAGACTGGTTCAGCAAAGACTTCTACGCCACCCTTGGCGTCCCCAAGGACGCGGACGCGACGGCGATCAAGAAGGCCTACCGCCAACTGGCGAAGGAGCTGCACCCGGACCGCAATCCCGGGAACGCGCAGGCGGAGAAGAAGTTCAAGGACGTGGGCGAGGCGTACGCGGTCCTCTCCGACGCCGAACAGCGCAAGCAGTACGACGCCGTGCGCGCCATGGGCGGCGGCGGTCCTCGCTTTCAGGCGGGCGGGTCCGGCGGCGCCCAGGGCTTCGAGGACGTGTTCGGCGGCATGTTCGGCGGCGCGGGTGGTTTCAACGGCACAGCACAGCAGCCGGGCGGTGCCGGCTTCGAGGACATCCTCAACCAGATGTTCGGCGGCGGTGCGAGCTACCAGCGCGGCCCGCAGAAGGGCTCCGACATTGCGGCCGTGACCGAGGTCACGTTCCGCGAGGCGGCCCAAGGTGCCACGGTCACGTTGGGTCTCGACGGGCAGCGCGTCTCGACGCGCATCCCCGTTGGCGTCCAGGACGGACAAAAGATCCGCGTGCCCGGTAAGGGACGTCCAGGAGCGGGCGGGGGACCCAACGGCGACCTGCTGCTCACGGTTCGCGTGGGCAAGCACCCCGTGTTCTCCTATGACGGCCTGAACCTGCGTGTGCAGGTGCCCGTCACCTATGCCGAGGCGGCCCTCGGCGCCACCATCCAGGTGCCAACCCTCACCGGGGACAAGGTGAGTGTGAAGGTGCCCGCGGGCACAGCGTCGGGCCAGATCCTGCGAGTCAAGGGCCGCGGACTCTCAAGCCGCGACAAGACGGGCGACCTCCACGTGGCGATCGTCGTCGACGTGCCGAAGAAGCTGTCGCGGCACGCGAAGCAGGCGGTCGAGGCGCTCGCACAGCAACTCGGCGACAATCCGCGTGACTCGCTCTACAAGGATGCGGCGCGGTAA